The region CAAGATAGCGCTGTAGCTCTTTTTTATTTTTATATTTTCCTTTAATCTCTTCTGCCGAATAAGGGTAAGATATAAGCTGATCTGCGTCTGGGCTGTAAGCCTCTTCATCGATTCCATTTACAATCCCAATTAAATCTTGATTTCGTTGACGCAATAATCCGTCTAAACTTTCTCCGTAATATGGCATTTGAATTTCATCTCGATATGTAGGACTTACTGTGGTAATTTTATCAGCTGATACAAGAGCAGCTTTCATAAAATTAATATTTCCGTAAAACTCGAGCTGGCTTGTAGTAAAATAATATTCATTTAAATTTAATAACTCATACAAATTGCTCTTAGGGAAGATTCCTTGGAATTGCAAGTTATGAATCGTAAAGACCGTCTGAATATGATCATACATATCATAATTAGCACGAAGTAAAAATGGAATCATAGCCGTATGCCAGTCATGACAATGAATAATATCAGGCTCATTCTCTAAAAATGGGATAGCTTCAAGCACAGCTCTGCTGAAAAAAGCAAATCGTTCAGCGTCATCGTAGTGCCCATATAAGCTATCTCTTTTAAAATAATATTCATTATCAATGAAAATATATTTAACGCCATCCATCGTTAACGATTCAATTCCGCAGTATTGTCTTCTCCATCCAACCTGCACATGAATAACTTTTTCAAGAACCATTTCATCTTGATAATGTTGAGGAATCGTTCCGTACTTTGGCATGACTACACATACGTTCGTTCCTAACTTTTTTAATTCTTTAGGCAGAGCACCAGCTACGTCTGCTAATCCTCCTGTTTTAATAAAAGGTACACATTCTGATACAGCAAATAATACATTCACGACTTCATCAACGCTCCTTGAGTTGTTCCTTTAGCAATGACTCTAGGTAATCCTGACTCACCTAGCAACGTTTCATTACTTCCTATTTTCACATCTTTGTCTAAAACAACATTTTCTAATACACTATTTTCTAAAATAATGCCTTTTTGCATCACAATGCTATTCTTAACGACCGTACCTTTTCCAATTTTGACACCTCGGAAGATAATACTATTTTCCACATGCCCTTCAATCACGCATCCGTTTGCGATCATTGAGTTTTTCACAACCGCTTTTTTTGCGTAACGAGTAGGCGGTTCGTCTTTTACTTTAGTGAAAACAGGACGTTCGTTGATAAATAACTGCTTCCAAACATCTGGAGATAAAATCTCCATACTTGTTTTATAGTAGGCATCTAAGCTAGAAATTTCAGCCGTATATCCATGGTGCTCATACTTTTCTACATGATGAGATTGTGCCATATATCGAACCAGTTCTTTAATCGTATAAAAATCATGCGATTCATTTTGCAAAATATTAACAAGAATAGATTTATTAATAATATACATATTAAGCGATTTATCACCCTGCTTTATTTCAGTAATATCTGCATTTGAAGCAATATGACGTTGCAGTACGTGCTCAAAATCAACTGTACATATTGTATAACTATTGGCAATTAATACGTATTCCTGCTTACTTCTTAAGAAATAATCAATATGATAACGGAACTGCGTGAATAGTGATGGACTTTCTAAGTGTAAATCACTTGTCATAGGAGGAAAGATAAACAATCCATCTCGCTTCCGATCTAAATCCCATTCTTTACCTGAACCTATATGATCCATCAATGCGCGATAGCGATCACGAGGAAAAATGGCAACACTCGAAATTCCAGAGTTCACCATATTAGAGAGCATAAAATCGATTAATCTATAGCGCCCTGCAAAAGGAATCGCAGCAATCGACCTATAAAAGGTTAAAGGCTGCAGCGCTGTCGTGTTTGTACAAGCATCAATAATACCAAGCATTTGATTATTCAATGTCGTTCATCCTCTCTGTTCGTTAAATGCATTTAGCAACTGAGTCAATCAATTCTTGAGTAACAAGAATTACTTCTTCGCTTCCTTTGGTCGGTCGAATAATAGTACCGTCTGGAACTTCAATGTCCGATGGAACAATCGCGTTTTCAATGTATACGTTAGAACCTATCTTTGCAGTAGGCATGACAACCGTTTTCTTAACTTCGGAACCTGAGCCGATTTGTACACCTGGAAATAACACGGACTGCTCTACGTTTCCTTCAACAACACACCCTTCATTTACTAATGACTCCACCACGCAGGCGTTTGGCGCGATATATTGAGGAGGCTGATTAGGGTTAACAGAGTAAACTTTCCATGAAGAGTCAAATAAATTAAGCTCGTCTTTATCACACAATAAATCCATATTCGCTTCCCATAAGCTTTTTACAGTTCCTACATCTTTCCAATAACCTTGGAATGGGTATGCAATTAGCTTTTTCTTTTCATCTAGTAAAAGCGGAATAACATCTTTACCAAAATCATGGCTTGAGTATGGGTTGCGTGCATCCATTTCTAAATATTCTTTTAAAATACTCCATTTAAAAATATAAATCCCCATAGAAGCTAGATTATTTTTAGGACGCTGTGGTTTTTCGTCGAATTCCATTACGTCTAGATCACTATTTGTATTTAAAATACCAAAACGGCTCGCTTCTTCCCAAGGTACTTCAATAACAGAAATCGTTACATCTGCTTCTTTGTTTATATGATAATCAAGCATATTTTCATAGTTCATTTTATAAATGTGATCACCTGATAGAATTAGTACGTACTCAGGATCATATTGTGTCAAATAGTTTAAATTTTCATAAATAGCACTAGCCGTGCCTTTATACCACTTTACTCCATCTGACTCCGCATATGGAGGCAATACCGTGACGCCACCATTCCGTCGGTCCAAATCCCAAGCGCTTCCAATTCCAATGTATGAATTGAGAACTAGCGGTTGATATTGTGTTAATACACCTACTGTTTCAATACCCGAATTTGTACAATTACTTAAAGCAAAATCAATAATTCGATACTTTCCACCAAATGGTACAGCTGGCTTTGCTAGATTTTTTGTAAGTGAACTTAGCCGACTACCTTTTCCTCCTGCCAATAACATCGCTACGCATTTCTTTTTTAACATGTTGTTTTCTCTCCCCTCGTTTTCTCTTTGCTCGTAGTATACTAATGCCAAACGGCGGAATATTCATTTCAATGCAAAAAGGTTGACCGTGAAACGATTCATCCACTGATTTTAATGCCTTTTTATTTACAATGCCTGAACCGCCGTACACTTCGTCATCACTGTTAATAACTTCAATGTACTCTGTCTCAACTGGAACTCCAACTTTGTAAGAATGATATGGGTGCTCAGAAAAATTGCTAACAACTATAAAGATCTCTTGATTTTCTTTCGACTTACGAATAAAGGAGAAAATTTGTTGATGATGGTTGTTAACATCAATCCATTCAAACCCATCTGGATTATGATCTAATTCATATAAAGACTTGCTTCTCTTATAGATCTTGATTAGGTCCTTCATATATCCGTTAAGATTGCGATGCATGTCAAAGTCATAAAGCATCCAATCCAACTCCTCTAAATCTTTCCACTCGTCAAATTGACCAAACTCTCCGCCCATAAATAAAAGCTTTTTTCCAGGATGTGTAAAGAAGTATCCATATAGCAGTCGAAGCTGTGCAAACTTGCGCCAGTAATCACCTGGCATCTTATTAAGTAATGATTTTTTTCCATGTACAACTTCATCATGGGAAAGCGGCAAAATAAAGTTTTCGTTAAACGCATACATTAGTGAGAACGTCATTTTATCGTGAAGATAGGGACGTCTTTCTACGCCTGCTTCCATGTATGTTAAAACGTCATTCATCCATCCCATGTTCCACTTATAATTAAAGCCTAAACCGCCCTCATATGTAGGTGCTGTAACAAGGGGCCAATCCGTTGAATCTTCTGCCATCATTAATATAGTTTCATCAGATTTAAAAACAGCTTCATTTAACTTTTTTAAGAAGCTGACAGCTCCATCATTCACTGCTTTTCCAGAAGAATTTTGCCAATAAAGCATATTAGCTACAGCATCTACTCGAAATCCATCTATATGGAAGTACTCCAACCAAAATAAAGCGTTCGAAATGAGAAAACTTTGTACTTCAGGCTTTCCTAAATCGAAATTAGCTGTTCCCCAAACGTAGTTTTCACGATCCGGTTCTTTTTTGTATTCATAAGTAGGTTCTCCATCGAACATATACAGACCATGTTCATCCTTACAAAAATGCCCGGGTACCCAGTCTAAAATAACCCCTATGCTATTTTGATGACACTCATCTATAAAGTTCATCAACTCTTTAGGCGTACCATATCGACTTGTAGCAGAATAGTATCCAGTTCCTTGATATCCCCAGGATCGGTCGAGCGGATGCTCAATGACTGGTAATAACTCAATGTGTGTAAAACCTTGTTCAGCAATATAAGGAATAAGCTCCTGTGCTAATTCACTGTATGTATAAAGGCTGCCATCTTCATGAGTCCTCCAAGACCCTGCATGCAGCTCGTAAATACACAGTGGTCTTTCATATATATTTTGCTGTTTTTTCTTTCTACGCCAATATTGGTCGTTCCATTTGTACCCATCCAATGAGTAAACAATGGATGCAGTGTTTGGACGCACTTCACTGAAGAAAGCGTATGGATCTGCTTTTAATTTTTTCTGATTGCTTTGTGTGATGATTTCATATTTATAAATAATCCCTTGTTCTAATTCAGGGATAAATGTCATCCAAATACCTTCTTCATTAACTTTAACCATTGAATGCTGAAAACCGTTCCATTTATTAAAATCACCTACAACGCTTACACCCTTTGCATGAGGTGCCCACACGCAAAATCGTACGCCTTTAATTCCTTCTACCGTTACCTGATGCGCACCGAAAATAGAGTAACTGCGAAATAAGTTTCCTTCGT is a window of Priestia aryabhattai DNA encoding:
- the glgB gene encoding 1,4-alpha-glucan branching enzyme, giving the protein MFEVKGVAKVNLAVQPTEFDVHLYHEGNLFRSYSIFGAHQVTVEGIKGVRFCVWAPHAKGVSVVGDFNKWNGFQHSMVKVNEEGIWMTFIPELEQGIIYKYEIITQSNQKKLKADPYAFFSEVRPNTASIVYSLDGYKWNDQYWRRKKKQQNIYERPLCIYELHAGSWRTHEDGSLYTYSELAQELIPYIAEQGFTHIELLPVIEHPLDRSWGYQGTGYYSATSRYGTPKELMNFIDECHQNSIGVILDWVPGHFCKDEHGLYMFDGEPTYEYKKEPDRENYVWGTANFDLGKPEVQSFLISNALFWLEYFHIDGFRVDAVANMLYWQNSSGKAVNDGAVSFLKKLNEAVFKSDETILMMAEDSTDWPLVTAPTYEGGLGFNYKWNMGWMNDVLTYMEAGVERRPYLHDKMTFSLMYAFNENFILPLSHDEVVHGKKSLLNKMPGDYWRKFAQLRLLYGYFFTHPGKKLLFMGGEFGQFDEWKDLEELDWMLYDFDMHRNLNGYMKDLIKIYKRSKSLYELDHNPDGFEWIDVNNHHQQIFSFIRKSKENQEIFIVVSNFSEHPYHSYKVGVPVETEYIEVINSDDEVYGGSGIVNKKALKSVDESFHGQPFCIEMNIPPFGISILRAKRKRGERKQHVKKEMRSDVIGRRKR
- a CDS encoding sugar phosphate nucleotidyltransferase, producing the protein MNNQMLGIIDACTNTTALQPLTFYRSIAAIPFAGRYRLIDFMLSNMVNSGISSVAIFPRDRYRALMDHIGSGKEWDLDRKRDGLFIFPPMTSDLHLESPSLFTQFRYHIDYFLRSKQEYVLIANSYTICTVDFEHVLQRHIASNADITEIKQGDKSLNMYIINKSILVNILQNESHDFYTIKELVRYMAQSHHVEKYEHHGYTAEISSLDAYYKTSMEILSPDVWKQLFINERPVFTKVKDEPPTRYAKKAVVKNSMIANGCVIEGHVENSIIFRGVKIGKGTVVKNSIVMQKGIILENSVLENVVLDKDVKIGSNETLLGESGLPRVIAKGTTQGALMKS
- the glgA gene encoding glycogen synthase GlgA, with the translated sequence MNVLFAVSECVPFIKTGGLADVAGALPKELKKLGTNVCVVMPKYGTIPQHYQDEMVLEKVIHVQVGWRRQYCGIESLTMDGVKYIFIDNEYYFKRDSLYGHYDDAERFAFFSRAVLEAIPFLENEPDIIHCHDWHTAMIPFLLRANYDMYDHIQTVFTIHNLQFQGIFPKSNLYELLNLNEYYFTTSQLEFYGNINFMKAALVSADKITTVSPTYRDEIQMPYYGESLDGLLRQRNQDLIGIVNGIDEEAYSPDADQLISYPYSAEEIKGKYKNKKELQRYLELEENEDVPIISMVTRLTQQKGLDLVKRVFHETVNLGAQIVILGTGEHEFEQFFREMEDTYPEQVKAIIGFNEELAHKVYAGTDLFLMPSRFEPCGLGQLIALKYGTIPVVRETGGLNDTVKAYNEYSGEGNGFSFKNYNAHDMLHTLERAVSFYHQKDVWKKLMMDAMSQDYSWGQSAFKYNQLYSNLTSTPS
- a CDS encoding glucose-1-phosphate adenylyltransferase, encoding MLKKKCVAMLLAGGKGSRLSSLTKNLAKPAVPFGGKYRIIDFALSNCTNSGIETVGVLTQYQPLVLNSYIGIGSAWDLDRRNGGVTVLPPYAESDGVKWYKGTASAIYENLNYLTQYDPEYVLILSGDHIYKMNYENMLDYHINKEADVTISVIEVPWEEASRFGILNTNSDLDVMEFDEKPQRPKNNLASMGIYIFKWSILKEYLEMDARNPYSSHDFGKDVIPLLLDEKKKLIAYPFQGYWKDVGTVKSLWEANMDLLCDKDELNLFDSSWKVYSVNPNQPPQYIAPNACVVESLVNEGCVVEGNVEQSVLFPGVQIGSGSEVKKTVVMPTAKIGSNVYIENAIVPSDIEVPDGTIIRPTKGSEEVILVTQELIDSVAKCI